The following is a genomic window from Rutidosis leptorrhynchoides isolate AG116_Rl617_1_P2 chromosome 8, CSIRO_AGI_Rlap_v1, whole genome shotgun sequence.
AGAATTTTTAATATAACTATGACAAAATTATTTTGTTAAAAACTTATGAAATATAAGTATGTACCTTTGCAGGCCCTTCATCATCCATTTACTTATAGACGTATTCCTTTtttagaaggaaatgatgattgggCGTATGTTGCTTGCACAATTGATGTATTCCTTCTCAAAAATTCATCAAGATCAATTGTGTAAAGGTAAGAATTACATTTATATTGTACATACACGATACTTCCCAATGATGATTGGGCATATGTTGCTTGCAAAAATTGTTTTCAACAGGTAACTCCATTGTTGAATTGACCTTGGACATCGATGCCATCCTAGCCCTTGAATATATTCTCATTGTCCAGAAGAATCAAAGGTGTCTTTTAGGTAACAATATTTACTACATTTAAGTTCTTGCCGAGATACGATTTATTTTAAATGTATATAATATTTAACTCACATATTTTAGGTTCAAAGTCCCTGTCCGAGTTGTCAATGAGATTGGGCGGGTCTGCCTCATTCACTCTTTTTAAAAGTGCTACCGAGAAGTTTTTTCACAAAAACGCTTATGAACTCTGGAAGTTGATGGGAGATGATCGGGATCTACCTGATGGGCTGTATCAATAATTTGTAAGAGGTTGTTGATTAATGTTTATGTGAACACCTTTAAGTATGACAATATGTACTTTAACTACAACAGGATTAACTCTCAACCCAAGCCCTTATTTACCCATTTCCCAAGTTGAATGACCTACACAGGTTGCTACTTCTAAGGTTTGGATAACTATTTTAATAGGGGACTGCAATGTTTTTCCCGTTTCTCATAGTATAGATCTTAAAACTTCTTAATATTTTCTCACCTCTTTATGATGCGTTCAAGGTTTTTTTACGACCATTAAAATTCAATTTGTTttcatatgtattttttttttcatgATGCGGGTATGTTGAGATGGAAGCTGGTTGCAGCTACTTACATTGACTAATTTGAATACATCTTCAATAGTTAAATATGCTTACTACAACGCAACTTTTTGTAATTACCTTTCAATTTAACAGTGGCATCCCAATTATGATTTATTTTGGTATTTAAACAAACTAACAAATACTATATTAAATCATATTATTGAGAATTTGATATTTAATTTGTCCCTTACAAAAACCTCCCGAATTCACGGGTTCTAAGGTAACAAGTTAACGCAGGTTAATCACTCAaaaaatcccgcgaattcgcgggtctccaGCTAGTTGCTATTAAACTTTTTAACTTAACAATTACAAGTGATCATAAGTTAAGGTTAATATCCATAATCAACATCGGTACTTGTTTACTTAAGATAGCGCTCATTGTAATGATTTTACTTCCGATTTTAAAAAAATACAAGTATAAAGTATAATATAATCACATAAATAGTTCATATTGCTCAATAGCCGGTGTTGCAAGTTTTGAAATTGGAAAAATTCAGTTATATAACCTTTTAACTTACCATCACTCGTAATTGTTATCAACTTTTTAACATATGATCACTCGTAATTGTTATTAAACTTTTTAACTTAACAATTACAAGTGATCATAAGTTAAGGTTAATATCCATAATCAACATCGGTAGTTGTTTACTTAAGATAGCGCTCATTGTAATGATTTTACTTCCGATTTTTGAAAAATACAAGTATAAAGATAATATAATCACATATAATTATTTGACAATTAAAATTTTGAAGAGATTACTAATAGAAGTTTTAGGTGgtgtttgtttttcattttgtagaTCTTGTGGCATGTAGACATTTATATTGTAGAGTATTTGTTTTTCTGAATATATAAGATAAAATAGTGTATTATTTAACCTCGCAAACTTAGAAATATGCTTGTTAGTGCTGCAGATATTGTTAAATTATTTTGCATATATATAAAAACAAAGTGTCTTACTATCCAGCATACAAATCATTATGTTACATCTTCTCTATACACATGGTTTGCAGAtcttcggaaaaaaaaaaaaacatcttaaaaaaaaaaaaacagttccACTTTAATGTGATGGaatgatattatatattatatataatataatattatattaatagtaaGATTGATTGATTTATTCAAATGTCATTTGGTGAATACATCAACTCTTTCCTTCATCACCCCCAACACTTGTGCCTGAGTGGTACTTCAAGGTTTTTGGGTTTAACCACTCAAGGTTTTTGGGTTTTGAGAGatcttgggttcgagccttgtcAGGGTGATTACCATGGTTTTTCACATGATACTGATGGAAAAATAATCACAACGGGTaaactacaaagcggaaacaaactcgTTTGACAAGCATTTTCCGACCTGTATGAAACCGTGAGGATGCTAAAAAATAAGCTATAccaaatccaacccaaatcagtcccaATTTAGTACCAAATCAGCTAATAACAATAAtcgagcacacacaatacacacgagactttttacgtggaaaacctctcaaaatcgagagtaaaaatcacgggactcgtaagccacttaaattccactatcatcaacaaagagagcaatacaataatccttctctatatcaactagaggcatacaacatcgtcatactcttgaacaacaataatcaacaagtatatgaaacaattaaagatAAAAGATGAATGAATCACCCAATAatctgctctctgttccagcagcaaaatcacgacctacagaccttattagatgaattcaacggttgaaaatgttggcactgatgtcaggaagacacatcccaaaaattgagaagattcaacggtcggatctccggggatcgtcgattTACTGGCCTGCTATCACTGTAGACGGAAATGGGGtttcactctttttcttgatctatCTTTCCGCCCTCTCTTACGTATGAAGCTACACTTGTTTTGAATTAAAGGATGCCTCTGATGGTTGACCAAGTCAAACACCCATTGGGCCTAATTTTGTTGGGCTTAGAACATTGGGCTAAAACTTCCACATAAATGGAAACTAAATaaaaaacccaacaaatctcccccttttcaATTATGAGGAAGGGATCGCCATCCCGGCGATTGAGCAACATACCTtaagcttctcacttgctaaagcctttgtgaacatgtcggaaccattatcatcggtatgaactttatcaagttcaaacgaaccatcttcaagacgttctctaatccaatgataccgcacatctatatgttttgtccgcttatgatacatagaatttctagccaaatgaatcgcactctcattatcacaaagaactacatatcgtgattgcttaaacccaaggtcttgtagaaatcttttcatccacaatagttctttgcacgcttctgttgctgccatatactcagcctcggttgtagacaatgcaacacatttttgtaaccttgattgccatgaaactgctccccctgcgaaagtcatcaaatatccagaagtggatttcatgttatatttgtttcctgccatatctgagtctgtataaccaacaagcaccggctctccatttccgaatgtgatacctaactttgaagtacctcgtaagtatctcataatccatttaactgcttcccaatgcttcttacccggatttgacataaaccgactaacaacacctaccgcatgagctatatcaggcctagtacacaccatagcatacatcaagc
Proteins encoded in this region:
- the LOC139862763 gene encoding uncharacterized protein isoform X1 produces the protein MFEWNEIEQRLEKEMMIGRMLLAQLMYSFSKIHQDQLCKGNSIVELTLDIDAILALEYILIVQKNQRCLLGSKSLSELSMRLGGSASFTLFKSATEKFFHKNAYELWKLMGDDRDLPDGLYQ
- the LOC139862763 gene encoding uncharacterized protein isoform X2, producing MMIGRMLLAQLMYSFSKIHQDQLCKGNSIVELTLDIDAILALEYILIVQKNQRCLLGSKSLSELSMRLGGSASFTLFKSATEKFFHKNAYELWKLMGDDRDLPDGLYQ